The Amblyomma americanum isolate KBUSLIRL-KWMA chromosome 2, ASM5285725v1, whole genome shotgun sequence genome contains the following window.
TagtcctgcttttgcagctgacagcgcagtgacatctaccctgaccggaatgtctaccgcgccgggccatctacgcatcttctggtatctacatTCTCTGCTGCGcctcgacaggcgcctgcctacgccataaaaagcggggcacggaatcggcttgcggaATTCGTCAgtggcgcaccggcgggcacacaccttaaaacgtattcttgcttttgcagctgacagcgcagtgacacctaccctgatcgaaatgactacagggccgggcaatctacgcatcttctggtatcaactggctctgctgcgcatcaggagctcgacaacgacgactgcgcatcgacaggcgcctgcttacgccataaaaagcggggcacggaatcggcttgcgtaaatCGGCAAcagcgcaccggcgggcacatgccttaaaacgtattcctgcttttgcagctgacagcgcagtgacacgtataccctgaccggaatgtctaccgggccgtgccatctacgcatcttctggtatctactggctctgctgcgcatcaagagctcgacaacacgactgcgcatcgacaggcgcctgcctacgccataaaaagcggggcacggaatcggcttgcttagttcggcagcggcgcaaaaaacgtattccttcttttgcagctgacagcgcagtgacacctaccctgaccggaatgactacagggacgggccatctaggcatctgcTAGTATCTACTGTTTCTGCTgggcatcaggagctcgacaacgacgactgcgcatcgacaggtgcctgcttacgccataaaaagcggggcacggaatcggcttgctcagttcggcagcggcgcaccggcgggcacacaccttaaaacgtattcctgcttttttttatttttttttattcagataccctaaaggcccttatgggcattacatagggggggggggggggggggttaacaacaggatatttcaaacacaattaggggggggggggggcaaggcaatatagaacatcgcggtaaggatcaccgaatacaacaagaaaatataaaaagaaaaaaaggagagagaattgcatacatgcatacaaaaaaaaaagaacaacaacaacactccgtacaaagcatgtagatacacttacaatgcgtcaaaggcataaaattctgcttttacccaacatgcgtaaaactgcgtttcaaattacttacaaatgagtcatgatcacgtatagaagcaatttcttttggcagcttaTTCCAGTGATGAATAGCTAGAAAGAGCGGTGATTGTCGCAGGAGATTCGTACGCGCAAACATGGGACGCACTTTGAAGGGATGGTCGAGGCGGGGGAAAATTTTTTGTGGGGGTTTGATATGGGATGCTGTAAAGGATGACGGGGCATGATACAATCGGTGGAAATGGGAAAGTAGTGCTAACAGTCGTCGTGTTTCTAGAGACGGCAATTGGAGGGACTTTTTGATAGCCGTGATGCTGGATGTTCTAGAGTATGTTTTAGTGATGAAGCGTGCCgctttattttgtaaagattccagcttgtttattaggtaagtctgatttggattccatattatggaagcgtattcaatctttgagcgaacttgagctgtgtaagctaataatttagttgactgatttgctaaatataaatttcgcctaatgaaaccaagtgttttatttgctttcgaaattatttcatcaatgtgatcattccatgtaaggttagaagttaaatggactcccaaatattttaatgtatacacattctctatgcatatgctgttcataaaatatgaacttaagtgaacgttactggctctggtaaatgtcatagtttttgttttagaaacattaatttccatttgccattgctcgcaccaaagtgaaattttgtttaggtcggcctgtaaaatattagcgtcttcagaggtaataatttgtctgtaaagcacgcagtcatctgcaaacaatcgaactgttgaggtcaggttgttactgatgtcattaatgtaaattaagaataagattgggccaagtacggatccctggggaacgccagatttaacttgtgctaaagcggaaaagtgatcatttacggaaacaaattggtagcgatcggttaaaaaacttgagatccaattaacaattttttcatgtatgttaAGCCGGCTAAGTTTCGTCATTAAGCGAAAATGGGGAACTTTATAgaatgctttcttgaagtcaataaatatggcatcgaatattatggaatcgtgaacagcttgatgaagatcagttataagttcaaaaagctgtgtttcacaagagcgtcctttctgaaatccatgttgattgttagaaaagaagttatgttcagataaatatttcataactgcggaagatatgatatgctcaagtaatttacatggaatactagttaaggatataggtctatagtttgagggcacggaacggtcacctgatttgtaaatgggagtgatacgaccgaccttccagtcatctggtacgattcctgtatctattgattgctggaaaagggtggctaatacgggagataatataggtttactcattttaagcatctttgtgcagatgccgtctggacctggcgcTGAGTTATTAGAAAGTCGATCGATGGCCGATTCTATTCCCTCTGGTGTAATTATGAGATCATTCATAGATGAGTCAATTGAAGGAAACGTAAGGTCAGGTGGAATTGGATTTTCGTTTGTGAATACAGAGCTGAAAAACGAGTTTAATTCAGTCGCAGCTTCAGATGGTGAGAGTAGCACATCGTTATTAACGATTGGTATAGTGGATTGAGAAGAGTGTTTAGGGTTAATTACtttccaaaactttttcggattgttcattatcatgctgacgatgtcaccgttaaaaaacttgtctttagatgcttcaatttcagctttacatttatttgatTGTTCTTGGTATCGCTGCCAATCACCATCTGAGTGGGACAACTTAGCTTTAGAGtaaaggcgtttctttttatttattgctctcttcacttgggacgtgaaccatgtgctctgtgttgatgacgttattctaattttgggaacgtgcttttgtttcagtTCAATAAGCTTCCTTCGGATAGCGAGCCAGTTATCATTTGTATTGCGATAAGCCATGGTTTCCAAGAACCACACAGAAAAATATGACAGCTCTGTAAGAATCGCGTCGATATTTGCACGGGAGTAATCGTAAATTGATTTCGTTGCCTTTTCTGGTTTACTACTTTGTAATTGGTATTCACAGTGTACTACGTTGTGGTCGCTAATACATTCAAGGACGTGAACAAGCATATTTTCCGGATTGGTTGTGAGGACTAGATCTAGAATAGCTTTTCCACGTGTTGGATTGCAAACTATTTGATGCAGATCAAATGaacaaagaacatcgagaaaTTCCTTGCATTCGCTCTTCTTTGCGCAACCTAGGGGCGTACACCTCTGCCAATTTATTGTGGGGTAGTTAAAATCGCCAGCAAGTATTATAGGTGAAGTTGGATACTTGTCTTGGATTAAAGTTAGGGAATGATTAAGACTCTCGATGAATTCAGAAGTAGCATCAGGCGGACGGTAACAGACTCCGACTGCGCAAGTCACAGAGGGACAGACCTGAAGTGAAATccacaaaatttcaatatttgactGTGTGTCAACAACGCGAGCACATAGATTAGATTGCACGGCAACTACAACACCGCCTCCCCGTGCGCCCACCCTATCATTTCTAAATATAGTAAAATTTCTAGAGAGCGACAGCTCGTGGTCCCCAATATCgggtgtaagccaagtttctgtcccaAGAACAATATCTACAGAACAAGCCTCAATAAATGCACATAGCTGGTCTTGTTTGTGAAACATGCTTCGAAAGTTGCACAACAGGAGTGACAAGGAATCACCTTGATTAGCATGACTGTGTCAATCATTCTGGTTTGTTTCGTCCCCTCGTGCGCCAACAGTAGGTTGCGCACTCAGGCGACATACTTCGGCTTCATTGCGCGTTGAAAGACAGGCTACTTTGTTTTGTGATGAATCAAGGGTGTAACATTTGCTTCCAAGAAGGAGTTTATCGTAGACCACAGTATATTTTTCGTTAGGCTTACGTGCTTCGCGAGCGAAATCTCTGAGTTTTTTCCTGATGAGCTGCATACGGGCCGAGAAATCTTCTTCAATCCACACGCGTGGCTTCTGCAGGTCCTTCAATTTGGAAGCATTTCTTAAAATGATGCTCTTGTctttaaaattcagaaatttcACGACAATTGGTCGGATGTGACCTGCTTTAGGTCGACCTATTCTGTGGGCTCGCtctatttcgcctgcattgaagccTAGCTTTGTTAACACGAACTGGTTGATGATGCGTTCAGTGTCAACCCATGTTTCTTTTGGTTCTTCCGGGATTCCCTTAAATATTAGGTTATTTCTGCGCATACGGTTATTTAGGTCATCAACAACCAGATTGGCCTGCTCCAACTGTTTAGTTTCTATGGTCTTCAGCTGCTCTTGCGATTCCTGAACGACTGAGTTAATGGTGGTGACGTCATGACACAGGTTATCAACTGCTTTTAGTCGCTCTTCGACACCACTGAGTCGCCTTTTGATGTCAGTGACGCTCGTTTGAATCTCCTTTAGTTTGTTTGAAGCgtctttctgaaatttttcatttGACAACGTTAACTCTTTAAGAAGCGCGAGAACTTGGTCCACCTTATCCGGGCCTGGGTTGGTCTCTACGTCGCCAGCGCAGAGTATCAAATGAGcaatacaaaacaaaaccaaGGAACAGCGTCCACCCATGCGCCAGCATTTAGTAGCCAAGGCAGGCCTAAGCCATATTGGCGAACAACCACTGGCAAAATGGCCATGCGCTACAAAGCGGCCTATCCGCGCACGGTAAGTACACAGATCAATGCCCATGGTGAATCAAACGACACTCGGGATTTGCAGCCTAAACAGTACCGAAGTTGAAGAAGCTGTTGTCACAACCCACTCACCTATGAAAATGAAACAACAATACGTGAGCTGCCAACAGTCGGCTGCAAATCCCGTTCGGTGCTTGTGGACGATCCCTTTTGTAGGCGACTGAGTGGAGGGCGCTGCGTGCGATgtcagccgcttctgcctgggtaGGGGCGCAGATCGCCTGCGCGATGGAAGGCGATCAGGCTGTAGCCACGAGGCAGGTCCGCAGGTGGTCCGATGACCAGCTATCAGCTTGGAGCGCCACAATCTTCGTGTCGTCGCTTGGTCGCTTGCTTCTCGAAATTATCAGAGCCTATGAAAATGAAACAACAATGCGTGAGCTGCGAACAGTCGGCTGtcgctgacagcgcagtgacacctaccctgataggaatgtctaccgggccgggccatctaggcatcttcagGTTTCTaccggctctgctgcgcatcaggaactcgacaacgacgacttcgcATCGATAGGCGCCTGCttatgccataaaaagcggggcacggaatagGCTTGCTCAGTtcagcagcggcgcaccggcgggcacacaccttaaaacgtattcctgcttttacagctgacagcgcagtgacacctaccctgaccagaaTGACTACAGggacgggccatctaggcatcttctagTATCTACtggttctgctgcgcatcaggagctcgacaacgaagactgcgcatcgacaggtgcctgcttacgccataaaaagcggggcatggaatcggcttgctcatttcggcagcggcgcaccggcgggcacacacattaaaacgtattcctgcttttccagctgacagcgcagtgacacctaccctgataggaatgtctaccgggccgggccatttaggcatcttctggtatctaccggctctgctgcgcatcaggagctcgacaacgacgacttcgcatcgacaggcgcctgcttatgccataaaaagcggggcacggaatcggcttgctcagttcagcagcggcgcaccggcgggcacataccttaaaacgtattcctgcttttacagctgacagcgcagtgacacctaccctgataggaatgtctacagggacgggccatctaggcatcttctagTATCTATtggttctgctgcgcatcaggagctcgacaacgacgactgcgcatcgacaggcgcctgcttacgccataaaaagcggggaacggaatcggcttgctcatttcggcagcggcgcaccggcgggcacacaccttaaaacgtattcctgcttttgcagctgacagcgcagtgacacctaccctgatggtaatgactacagggccgggccatctaggcatcttctggtatctactggctctgctgcacatcaggagctcgacaacgacgactgggcatcgacaggcgcctgcttacgccataaaaagcggggaccggaatcggcttgctcatttcggcagcggcgcaccggcgggcacacacattaaaacgtattcctgcttttccagctgacagcgcagtgacacctaccctgatatgaatgtctaccgggccgggccatctaggcatcttctggtatctaccggctctgctgcgcatcaggaactcgacaacgacgacttcgcatcgacaggcgcctgcttatgcTATAAAacgcggggcacggaatcggcttgctcagttcggcagcggcgcaccggcgggcacacacattaaaacgtattcctgcttttacagctgacagcgcagtgacacctaccctgaccagaaTGACTACAGggacgggccatctaggcatcttctagTATCTACtggttctgctgcgcatcaggagctcgacaacgacgactgcgcatcgacaggtgcctgcttacgccataaaaagcggggcatggaatcggcttgctcagttcggcagcggcgcaccggcgggcacacaccttaaaacgtattcctgttttgcAGCTGAcaacgcagtgacacctaccctgataggaatgtctaccgggccgggccatctaggcatcttctggtatctaccggttctgctgcgcatcaggagctcgacaacgacgactgcgcatcgacaggtgcctgcttacgccataaaaagcggggcatggaatcgacttgctcagttcggcagcggcgcaccggcgggcacacaccttaaaacgtattcctgcttttacagctgacagcgcagtgacacctaccctgacctgAATGACTACAGggacgggccatctaggcatcttcttgtatctactggttctgctgcgcatcaggagctcgacaacgacgactgcgcatcgacaggtgcctgcttacgccataaaaagcggggcatggaatcggcttgctcagttcggcagcggcgcaccggcgggcacacacattaaaacgtattcctgcttttacagctgacagcgcagtgacacctaccctgaccagaaTGACTACAGggacgggccatctaggcatcttctagTATCTACtggttctgctgcgcatcaggagctcgacaacgacgacttcgcatcgacaggcgcctgcttatgccataaaaagcggggcacggaatcggcttgctcagttcagcagcggcgcaccggcgggcacacaccttaaaacgtattcctgcttttacagctgacagcgcagtgacacctactctGACCAGAATGACTACAGggacgggccatctaggcatcttctagTATCTACtggttctgctgcgcatcaggagctcgacaacgacgactgcgcatcgacaggcgcctgcttacgccataaaaagcggggaacggaatcggcttgctcatttcggcagcggcgcaccggcgggcacacaccttaaaacgtattcctgcttttgcagctgacagcgcagtgacacctaccctgatggtaatgactacagggccgggccatctaggcatcttctggtatctactggctctgctgcacatcagaagctcgacaacgacgaatgcgcatcgacaggcgcctgcttacgccataaaaagcaagggcacggaatcggcttgctcagttcggcagcggcgcaccggcgggcacacaccttaaaaagtAATCATGaatttgcagcttacagctcagtgacacctaccctgaccggactgtctaccgagccgggccatttTCGCAtgttctggtatctactggctctgctgcgcatcaggagctcgacaccGACGACTGCGCATTAAccggcgcctgcttacgccataaaatgcggggcacggaatcggcttgctcacttcgggagcggcgcaccggcgggcaaaAACCTTAAAATGTATTCCAGCTtttgcagctgaaagcgcagtgacacctaccctgaccggactgtctaccgggcctggctatctacgcatcttctggtatctactggctctgctgcgcatcaggagctcgacaacgtcgacttcgcatcgacaggcgcctacTTAGGGCGTAAAATGCAGttcacggaatcggcttgcttaattcggcagcggcgcaccggttggcacacaccttaaaacgtattcctggtcaacaataactgatgggcacgttggtctgacatgatttccagttaAGAACTTAGGTCTTTTAACTATTGACGACCCTTATCAGGTGAAAAAATCGGACGATGTAACTGACTTTTTGAAGAATAACTAGGACAAACGGCTGCGTGCCTTCTCAATTGACGTCAAAGACTTGTATTATTCTATCCCACATGAAGAACTGCTAGAGTGCATGAAAGAAGTAATTGACAGGTACGGAGCTGTTTCTTTTCAGAATGCCTCCGGCATCTTCGTACAAAACTTCTTGGCCCTCTTACAAACATACCTTGAGTCCACTTACGCTGAATTTGATGGGCGTGTTTTtattcaaaagaaagggatatgcATAGGAGCGTGCATTGCTCCATTGCTCAGCGATTTTTACTTAGCCATGCTAGACAGGACCCTTTAAAATCGTCTCATTAGCTCAAATGCTGAAAACGTTTTCCGTTTTTTAGATGACTACCTGATTCTGATAAAATCCGATGCGGTGAATTTTTATCAAGAAGTTAATgccattctttcagttttttctgaagtcctcgcgcctcttgaagtgacacatgaagtacctgttgatgactgcataaaatttcttgacctgaccctgtacttcactgttgcacatatgtgctggtcttttgaacctaggagcaaaaattcgttgcttccgtacagttcctctcattcgaagctcgtaaaaaggggcattatagcgtcttgcttcagtaacgccatgaaaaaatcttgcacccacatgactgccaatagtttttattatcaggttcagaggctcgttactgcaggataccccctcaacgtcttagtagctgtagcggaggggatgctgaaaaagGTAAAACTTTCCGCCGCTGTCGAGCatagtaccagaagaaaaaaaatgtgtctgtgataccctacattcatgttgtatcgcataatttgaaaagaataggtaagagagccggagtagatgttgtgttttcagctcctgtgaaattgagaagtctgtgcgcgcgtgtaaatggccccaaaaagtcaaataaaggtgaacccatctgcacaaaaaagcatgaggtaaaacttgtgaagtgcgtagagaatctggtttattcgatccctttgagttgtggtggttcataagttggacaaactggtcgttgtttgaacgatagcCTGAGGGAGCACAATAATGATGTGaagaacgctgcccgccacattggtgttcactgtcgtgattgttcgtgccagcctctgtatgacaaaaccagaattgttgatagacacaaagatcagctgactagagaagttatcgaagcgtctgaggtcttgaagctgggtcagaggtgcgtaagcaccccttctgtcgctatcttgcagaaagaacatgaatttttgcacacatgctagccttgtgttatcaaatacgtgcctggttggagggatatctgtcacggttctgtgtctgcttttttctgttttttcagtgtccctggcgcctttataagcatggctcactgaataaacattctgttgttagtcagcgctgtgtatcgtcctttcttttccTCTGGCCTTGtaccgttgcgctgtttcactggtattcctgtttttgcagctgacagcgcagtgacacctaccacgACCGCAATATCTACCGGGCctggccatctacgcatcttcagGTATCTAttagctctgctgcgcatcaggagctcgacaacgtccacttcgcatcgacaggcgcctacTTAGGCCATAAAATGcagggcacggaatcggcttgctcagttcggcagcggggCACCGGCGGGCACAAACCTTAAAATGTATTCCAGCTtttgcagctgaaagcgcagtgacacctaccctgaccggactgtctaccgggcctggccatctacgcatcttctggtatctagtggctctgctgcgcatcaggagctcgacaacgtcgaatgcgcatcgacaggcgcctgcttacgccataaaaagcggggcacggaatcggcttgctcagttcggcagcggcgcaccggcaggcacacaccttaaaacgtaatcatgcttttgcagctgacggcgcagtgacacctaccctgaccggagtgTCTAGCAAGCCgtgccatctacgcatcttctggtatatactggctctgctgcgcatcaggagctcgacaacgacgactgcgcatcgacaggcgactgcttacgccataaaaagcggggcacggaatcagCTTCCTTAAAGTGGCAGCGGCGCACCGgagggcacacaccttaaaacgtattcctgcttctgcagctgacagcgcagtgacacctaccctgaccggaatgtctaccggggcggggcatctaggcatcttctgct
Protein-coding sequences here:
- the LOC144119406 gene encoding uncharacterized protein LOC144119406 produces the protein MEINVSKTKTMTFTRASNVHLSSYFMNSICIENVYTLKYLGVHLTSNLTWNDHIDEIISKANKTLGFIRRNLYLANQSTKLLAYTAQVRSKIEYASIIWNPNQTYLINKLESLQNKAARFITKTYSRTSSITAIKKSLQLPSLETRRLLALLSHFHRLYHAPSSFTASHIKPPQKIFPRLDHPFKVRPMFARTNLLRQSPLFLAIHHWNKLPKEIASIRDHDSFVSNLKRSFTHVG